The genome window AAATTTTGCCTTTCATCACCGTCCATATAGTGGTGCTGATCCTGGTGGGAATAATTCCACAAATAACACTGTTATTGCCGGGACTTCTGGGGCTGAGCTGAATAATTTTTAGTGATAAGGTAATTAATACATCTGGAAAGGGAGGAAATAATGAATTTAACTCGAGAAGAAAAAGCAATGCTGGAAGGTGAATATGGAGAAGGCAAAGCCCTGGCAATGGAAATTCAAAAAGCTATAGGGGAAGCATTCGGGGCGGAAAAAATGGCCAAAATCAGCAAAGCTCATGTCGCTTTGAGCAATCAGGAAGCTGATCTCTGGTTTGCTGAGAAGATGTTAAAAAAAGGAGCTGAGTGTGAAATTCCCCCGACGGTAAACCCCCCCTATAATCTGGAGTATTTTCAGGAGCAGGGCATTGAATTTACCGAAAAGGAAGTTGAAATAATAAACCGAACCAGAGATGCCTATAGAGATATTGGAGCAATATTAACCTATAATTGCACCCCCTATCTGGAAAAAAACATACCTGCTTTCGGTGAAGTTGTGGCTTTTTCTGAATCCAGTGCTACCCCCTATATCAATTCTGTCTACGGAGCCAGAACGAACAGAGAATCCTCTCAAAGCGCTCTCTGTGCTGCGGTCACCGGCAGAACCCCGTTATATGGGCTTTTGCTGGAGGAGAATAGAAAAGGAGATGTGCTGGTAGAGGTTGAAGCCGAGGTGAAGACCGATTTTGATTATCAGCTGCTGGGATATACTATTCCCGAAAAAATAGGTTATGAAGATATTATCCCTGTGCTCACCGGTCTGAATGATGATATAAGCGAGGAGAGCTTGATGAATTTCGGGGCTCAATTAAATACTTCGGGAGCGGTGTCGATGTATCACATAGTGGGGATAACTCCGGAAGCAGATACACTTAAAAAAGCTTTTAAGGGAGGCGAGCCCGAAAAAAAGGTAGAAATTACGGCGGAGGATCTCTCCCGCACACATAAAAAAATGTCATCATCGGAAAGCGAAATAGAATTCGCGCTGATGGGATGTCCTCATCTCACAATAGAACAGGTAGGAAATATTGTTGATACTCTTGCAGGTCGCAGTTTTTCGGTGCCTTTCTGGATCTGCACTTCCAATATGACACGCAATCTGGCGGAAAAAATGGGTTATTTAGAAGAAATAGAGAGGGCAGGAGGCCATATAGTAACTGAAACCTGTATAGATCAGCCCTGCTGGAAATTTTTGCGGGATAAAAAAGGCGTTACGAATTCTCCCAAATGCGCTTATTATACAAAAAGACGCGATCTGGAATTTGAAATAGTCGAACTGGAAAAATGTGTAGAAGCAGCAGTTGAGGGGGGATTACAATGAATAAGTTTAAATGTCGAGAAATTTCAGCAGGTCAGGCAGAAGGGGAAGTTCTCTTCTCCAGCAGCCCGCTTTGCTTTTATCTGGTGGAGCCGGCAGAAGGGATCGTTATAGAAGAAGGGCATGATCTGGAGGGAAAGGATATTTCGGGAAAAATTCTGGCTTTCCCCGGAGGGAAAGGAAGCTCGGTGGTCCAGGCTGACGGCTTATACCAGCTTATGATCGAAGACAATGCTCCTGCTGGTTTAATAATAAAAAATCCTGATACGGTCCTGGTGGCCACCTCCATCATAATGGAGATTCCACTCGTCGATCAGGTCGAAGAGGGATTTTATGCGGAGATCGAAGACAAAACCCAGATCAAACTGGATACTGAAAAAGAATATATAACACCTGTACCTTTATAAGAAAGGAGATATATATGGATAGTTACAAAAATCACAGCCTGGAGAGATTTGCTGAGGAGCTCGCCTCCGATAAGCCAGCGCCTGGAGGAGGTAGTTCCGCCGGTGTCAGCGGTGTCCTGGCAGCCTCTCTGCTCATGATGGTCATCGGAGTTTCTGAAGACAGCAGCGAGCTAAATGATCTCGCTGAAGAGCTGAATCAGGGGCAAAAACGAGCGCTGGAGCTGATCGATGAAGATGCTGAAAGCTTTGCAGAGGTCATGGAAGCCTTTCGTCTTCCTCAGGAAAGCGCCGAGGAAAACCAAAAAAGAAATAGAAAAATTCAGGCCGCCTTTCGCTCGGCAGCTTCTACTCCGCTGGAGATGTTAGAGCTGGCTGCGGATATAGCTGAGATAGCTGTTGAAGTGGCCAGAAAAGGAAATGACAATGCCATTACAGATGCTGCTGCCGGCGTTTCAGCAGCAGATTCGGCGGCGGAGACGGCTTTTTTCAATGTGATGATCAACCTCGATTCTATAGAGGACGAAGAGTTCGTAGAACAAAAAGCTGAAAGAGCCCGGAAACTGCGAAAGAAAGCCGCAGAGAAAAAATCGGAAGTTATAGACCGGACCCGAAACAATATACAAACAATGGAGGGGATCGATCGATGAAGAGAATAATGGAATGCGTGCCCAACTTCAGCGAGGGTCGGGATCCGGACAGAATTGAGAGGATAGAAAAACCTCTGCGGGACGCCGATGATGTTCTGGTGCTGGATTCTGCTCCCGATGAAGATCATAATAGACTGGTTGTCACCATGATAGGAAAGCCTGAAGCTTTAAAATCAGCCATGCTTAAGGCTATGGAGGCAGCCATAGCTGAAATAAATATGGAAGAACATTCCGGAGGCCATCCCCGCATGGGCGCGGTCGATGTTGTGCCCTTTACACCTGTGCGCAATGTGGAGATGGAAGAATGTGTGCAGGCGGCCAATGAACTGGCCAGCAGAGCAGCCGAAAAACTAGATCTGCCCATATATCTTTACGAGGAGGCAGCCACAAGTTCCGAACGTGAAAACCTGGCCCATATCAGAAAAGGTGAGTACGAAGGTTTTGAGGAGAAGATCAAAAAGCCCGAATGGGAGCCGGATTACGGTCCTCAGAGACTGCACGAAACAGCCGGCGCAACTGTGATAGGTGCCCGAATGCCGCTGGTGGCTTTCAATGTAAATCTCGACACAAAAGAGGTGGAGATAGCAAAGGAGATAGCCCGCAAAGTCCGTCATTCCGGCGGTGGACTGCGTTTTTGTAAAGCGATCGGTCTCAGCCTTGAAGATAAAGATATGGTCCAGGTGTCGATGAATATGACCGATTATACTCAGACCAGCCTTTACCAGAGTTTCGAGATGATCAAATTCGAAGCTGAGCGTTACGGGGTCGAAATTGCCGGCAGCGAACTGATCGGACTGCTGCCAGCTCAGGCATTGTTCGATGTTGCCGACTATTATCTGGGGCTGGATGATTTCTCCCCCGGGCAAATTATGGAAAATCGTCTTCTGGAGGAGTTATAAATTGAGTGAGATGATAATAGCTAATATCGGTGAGCTGGCCACCCCGCAGGGGACTGCCGCCCGGCGGGGTGAGGCCGTGAATGAGCTGAAGATTATTGAAAATGCAGCAGTTAAAATTAAGGATGAGAGGATTGAAAAAGCGGGACCGGAAGAAGAGATTATTCCCGGGAAAGATTCCTGTACCTGCCGGATCATCGATGCCCGGGGAAAGGCTGTGGTGCCGGGATTTGTAGATCCTCATACTCATTTTATTTTTGCCGGCAGTAGAGCTGATGAATTCAGCTGGCGTCTTCAGGGGGTATCTTACCAGGAAATAATGGCCAGGGGAGGCGGCATAGTCAATACCGTCGATGATACCCGCCAGGCTTCAGCCAGAAAGCTTTACAGCCTGGGGAGAAAAAGGCTGGATAATATGCTCGATCTGGGCATCACCACAGTCGAAGGGAAAAGCGGTTATGGCCTCGACAAAGAGACGGAAATAAGACAGCTGGAAGTCATGAAAGCTCTCAATAGAGATCATCCGGTCGATGTTGCTTCCACTTTCATGGGAGCTCATGCACTGCCGGCAGAATATGAAAACAGTTCAGATGAATTTATAGATTTTATGATAGAAGAAGTTCTGCCGGAAGTGGCAGATAAAAATCTGGCCGAATTTTGCGATGTCTTCTGCGAGGAAAAAGCTTTTTCTGTAGAGGAGAGCCGTAAAATGCTCGAGGCTGCTGAAAAAGCCGGGCTTGCTCCCAAAATACATGCTGACGAGATCACTCCCCTGGGTGGAGCCGAGCTGGCAGCCGAGGTAGGGGCGGTTTCTGCTGAACATCTTCTTAAAATCTCTCCGGCGGGCATTGAAGCCCTATCTGCTGAAGATGTGGTGGCGGTGCTGCTGCCCCTGACAGCTTTCAGCCTCCAGGAGGAATACGCTCCCGGCAGAAAAATGATAGATCAGAATGTTCCCGTGGCTCTGGCTACTGATTTTAATCCCGGCAGCTGCTATACTCAGTCACTGCCTCTTTTAATAGCGGCCGCCTGTCTTTACATGGATTTCACGCCCGCGGAAGCTTTAACTGCTGTCACCTTGAATGCAGCTGCTGCTTTGAACCGCGCGGAAGAAATCGGCTCTCTTGAAGCCGGCAAACAGGCTGACATGCTCATTCTCGATGCTCCCTCTTACAGGCATCTTCCCTATCAGATAGGTACCAACCTGGTGGAGACGGTGATCAAAAAGGGTGAGCTAATTTAGGCAGAGCAGGTTATTGTTCTTCATGAGTTGGTTACAGGTGTGCTCGCCTGTTCTTCCGGTGATATTTTTCTAACCCATGAGTTTATTATTCCAAAATAGGAAAAATATCAGGTTCATCACAGCGAGCACACCTGTAATGAGAGGAGTAGAGTTTTTTGAGTGGAAATGGCTCACCACTTCCCTGTGGTTCGGCCCTATTTATCAACATTATTCAGGCAAATTTGTATTAATTTTTTAAAAATATAAATGGGGGTTTTGACATGAAGCTTGAGGATATTAATTTAAAGGTTGATGAAGCCATGAAGGTGAAACTGCCGGCAGAACTGCCGGAACCCACAGAGTTCCGGGAAGATATTCGCCGGGCACCTAAAAGGGAGCTCAATCTTTCTCAAGAGGAAATGCAGCTGGCTTTAAAAAATGCCCTGCGCTATGTTCCGCCTGAGCTGCACGATGAGCTGGCTCCGGAATTTATGAATGAACTGCTGGAAAAAGGCAGAATTTACGGTTATCGTTATCGGCCCAATGGTCCCATCGAGGCCGGACCGGTAGATGAATACAAAGGCAATACCCTGGAAGGAAAAGCCCTGCAGTTTATGATCGACAACAACCTCGATTTCGATGTGGCCCTTTATCCCTATGAGCTGGTCACCTATGGTGAGACAGGCCAGGTCTGCCAGAACTGGATGCAGTACCGTCTGATAAAAAGATATCTGCAGGAGATGACAGAGGAGCAAACCCTGGTCGTTCATTCCGGGCATCCCCTGGGACTTTTTCCTTCCAAACCGGAAGCCCCGCGGGCTATCACCACCAATGCTCTGATGATTGGGATGTTCGATGATCCCGATCATTTCAACAAAGCTGCCGCACTGGGAGTGGCCAACTATGGCCAGATGACCGCCGGAGGCTGGATGTATATAGGACCCCAGGGCATCGTGCACGGGACCTATAACACGATTCTCAATGCCGGCCGCAAATTTTTGGGCAATGATCATGATGAGGATTTAAGCGGTCAGCTCTATGTGACATCCGGCCTGGGAGGTATGAGCGGTGCCCAGGCCAAAGCCATTGAAATTGCCGGCGGTGTGGGAGTTATAGCGGAAGTCGATAAGTCCCGCATAGATACCAGGTTAGAACAGAACTGGCTGGGCAAATGCTCCGATGACCTGGATGAGGTATTCCAGTGGGTAGCTGAATACCGCCGGAGCGGTGAAGCTGTATCCATAGGTTATTACGGCAATGTGGTCGAGCTTTTGGAGTATATCGTGGAAAGCGGTATAGATGTCGATCTGCTCTCCGATCAGACCTCCTGCCATGAAGCTTATTCGGGCGGTTATATACCCGCAGGTTATAGTTTTGAAAAAGCTCGAGAATTGCTCTCCGAAAATCCGGAAAAGTTTAAAGAAGAGGTCGATAGATCGCTGCGCCGGCATTACCGCTGCCTGGATGAGATTGTGGACAGGGGTGCTTACTTCTTCGATTATGGCAACAGTTTTCTAAAAGCTGTCTACGATGCCGGTGTTAAGGAGATAGCCCTTGATCCGGAAAATCCTGACAAGGGTTTTACCTTCCCTTCTTATGTGGAGGATATAATGGGTCCTGTCTGCTTTGATTACGGCTACGGTCCCTTCCGCTGGGTCTGTCTCAGCGACAAAAAAGAAGATCTGCGCAAAACGGACAGGGCAGCCATGGAATGCATCGATCCCGACCGCAGAGCTCAGGACTACGACAATTATCACTGGATAAAGGAGGCGGAGGAGAATGACCTGGTGGTCGGATCTCAGGCCCGCATCCTCTACGCCGATGGACCCGGACGGGTAAAGATAGCGCTGAAATTTAACGAGATGGTGAGAGAGGGCGAGATCGGCCCGATCATGCTGGGCAGAGACCATCACGACACCGGCGGTACCGACTCCCCCTTCCGGGAGACAGCCAATATTAAAGATGGCAGCAATATCATGGGTGAGATGTCAATCCACTGCTTTGCCGGAAACGCCGCCCGGGGCATGACGCTGGCAGTGCAGAGCAACGGCGGCGGTGTCGGAATCGGCAAATGTTTTAACAGCGGTTTCGGCCTGGTTTTGGACGGCAGCAGACGTGTCGATGAGATCATCAAATCTTCCGTCGACTGGGATGTGCACGGAGGTGTTGCCCGCCGTGCCTGGGCCCGCAACGAGAACGCTATCGAAACCATGATCGACTGGCAGGACAATAAAGAAGGGCTCGGTCACGCCACGCTGCCCTATCAGGCTGAAGAAAATTTTATTGAAAATGTAGTAGATGAACTGCTCAACAAAAGGGATATAAATCCAGAGTGACGCTTATTCCGCATTTTCAGATGAGGAGAGATCAGCGATGAGCAGATTCTCACTCCGCATATCGTCCAGTAAAATACTCATTGGAGACAGGGGATGGGGCTTTTAAGGCCGCATCCCTTTATTGATTTGATACAACAGCACAGTAAAATCCGTAAATTTCAGGGGGGTTAGGTATGATAAAGATCGATGGTCAGAAATTGAGCGTTGAGGAAGTGGTGCAGGTAGCCAGAGAGAATAAAAAGGT of Halarsenatibacter silvermanii contains these proteins:
- a CDS encoding urocanate hydratase; this translates as MKLEDINLKVDEAMKVKLPAELPEPTEFREDIRRAPKRELNLSQEEMQLALKNALRYVPPELHDELAPEFMNELLEKGRIYGYRYRPNGPIEAGPVDEYKGNTLEGKALQFMIDNNLDFDVALYPYELVTYGETGQVCQNWMQYRLIKRYLQEMTEEQTLVVHSGHPLGLFPSKPEAPRAITTNALMIGMFDDPDHFNKAAALGVANYGQMTAGGWMYIGPQGIVHGTYNTILNAGRKFLGNDHDEDLSGQLYVTSGLGGMSGAQAKAIEIAGGVGVIAEVDKSRIDTRLEQNWLGKCSDDLDEVFQWVAEYRRSGEAVSIGYYGNVVELLEYIVESGIDVDLLSDQTSCHEAYSGGYIPAGYSFEKARELLSENPEKFKEEVDRSLRRHYRCLDEIVDRGAYFFDYGNSFLKAVYDAGVKEIALDPENPDKGFTFPSYVEDIMGPVCFDYGYGPFRWVCLSDKKEDLRKTDRAAMECIDPDRRAQDYDNYHWIKEAEENDLVVGSQARILYADGPGRVKIALKFNEMVREGEIGPIMLGRDHHDTGGTDSPFRETANIKDGSNIMGEMSIHCFAGNAARGMTLAVQSNGGGVGIGKCFNSGFGLVLDGSRRVDEIIKSSVDWDVHGGVARRAWARNENAIETMIDWQDNKEGLGHATLPYQAEENFIENVVDELLNKRDINPE
- a CDS encoding cyclodeaminase/cyclohydrolase family protein, which produces MDSYKNHSLERFAEELASDKPAPGGGSSAGVSGVLAASLLMMVIGVSEDSSELNDLAEELNQGQKRALELIDEDAESFAEVMEAFRLPQESAEENQKRNRKIQAAFRSAASTPLEMLELAADIAEIAVEVARKGNDNAITDAAAGVSAADSAAETAFFNVMINLDSIEDEEFVEQKAERARKLRKKAAEKKSEVIDRTRNNIQTMEGIDR
- a CDS encoding aconitase X catalytic domain-containing protein — protein: MNLTREEKAMLEGEYGEGKALAMEIQKAIGEAFGAEKMAKISKAHVALSNQEADLWFAEKMLKKGAECEIPPTVNPPYNLEYFQEQGIEFTEKEVEIINRTRDAYRDIGAILTYNCTPYLEKNIPAFGEVVAFSESSATPYINSVYGARTNRESSQSALCAAVTGRTPLYGLLLEENRKGDVLVEVEAEVKTDFDYQLLGYTIPEKIGYEDIIPVLTGLNDDISEESLMNFGAQLNTSGAVSMYHIVGITPEADTLKKAFKGGEPEKKVEITAEDLSRTHKKMSSSESEIEFALMGCPHLTIEQVGNIVDTLAGRSFSVPFWICTSNMTRNLAEKMGYLEEIERAGGHIVTETCIDQPCWKFLRDKKGVTNSPKCAYYTKRRDLEFEIVELEKCVEAAVEGGLQ
- the hutI gene encoding imidazolonepropionase, with translation MIIANIGELATPQGTAARRGEAVNELKIIENAAVKIKDERIEKAGPEEEIIPGKDSCTCRIIDARGKAVVPGFVDPHTHFIFAGSRADEFSWRLQGVSYQEIMARGGGIVNTVDDTRQASARKLYSLGRKRLDNMLDLGITTVEGKSGYGLDKETEIRQLEVMKALNRDHPVDVASTFMGAHALPAEYENSSDEFIDFMIEEVLPEVADKNLAEFCDVFCEEKAFSVEESRKMLEAAEKAGLAPKIHADEITPLGGAELAAEVGAVSAEHLLKISPAGIEALSAEDVVAVLLPLTAFSLQEEYAPGRKMIDQNVPVALATDFNPGSCYTQSLPLLIAAACLYMDFTPAEALTAVTLNAAAALNRAEEIGSLEAGKQADMLILDAPSYRHLPYQIGTNLVETVIKKGELI
- a CDS encoding aconitase X swivel domain-containing protein — protein: MNKFKCREISAGQAEGEVLFSSSPLCFYLVEPAEGIVIEEGHDLEGKDISGKILAFPGGKGSSVVQADGLYQLMIEDNAPAGLIIKNPDTVLVATSIIMEIPLVDQVEEGFYAEIEDKTQIKLDTEKEYITPVPL
- the ftcD gene encoding glutamate formimidoyltransferase, which produces MKRIMECVPNFSEGRDPDRIERIEKPLRDADDVLVLDSAPDEDHNRLVVTMIGKPEALKSAMLKAMEAAIAEINMEEHSGGHPRMGAVDVVPFTPVRNVEMEECVQAANELASRAAEKLDLPIYLYEEAATSSERENLAHIRKGEYEGFEEKIKKPEWEPDYGPQRLHETAGATVIGARMPLVAFNVNLDTKEVEIAKEIARKVRHSGGGLRFCKAIGLSLEDKDMVQVSMNMTDYTQTSLYQSFEMIKFEAERYGVEIAGSELIGLLPAQALFDVADYYLGLDDFSPGQIMENRLLEEL